A segment of the Bacteroidales bacterium WCE2008 genome:
AGTAACCCAGATTGATGAAAAACCTGCTGCAGAATGGATTCCTGCCGGAGTGACTGAGGACGATCTTGTCGGACTCAAGATCGAAGGTGATATCTGGTGTGGTGGAGATACTTTCAAAGTCTGGATTAATACAACAGATTTTACAGTCATAGTCCCGGATCAGGTAATCAGGACAGGTTTTACATTGTCACCTGGTACATTTGACTGTGAGATTACTAACGGAGAAGGTGAAGTCGATACTCTTGCAGAAACCGTTACTTTCTACTTCTACTCTGTATGGGGTATATATACCCTTGGGGATGATACTATTACTATTCAGTTCTAAATAGAGTCGGAAATAACGCTGTTTATTCAGCTTTCTTTAAAGAGACATCCGGATTAATCCGGATGTCTCTTTTTTGCAATATCGATTGATTTGCAATATAAGTGTCTGATATGTATTTGGTTGTGTGCGTCTAAAATAATCCTAACGTTTGAATATTCTAATTAACTGATACACAGATGTTTACTTTTGGGCGTTAGATTTGATTCTAATGGGTATGAGCAAATAGTGCCTTCCAGGGCGTTTCTGGGGCGTTTTTAGAGCGAACTCCCGTTATGGTATAAAAGCCCGGATTTGCATATGGTAGTTATGGAAAGCACGATGCATATATAGTAGAATGCTTGGGATGATTATTCACATGGCGTTTTTGGAAACGATGTTGTAACCTTCACTTTCTAATGTAGGAATCATTACACATTTGTTTTTTTGCTTCATAGGAAGTACAGGATTGCTTACTGCGACAAGCGGGTCAAAAAAGACCCGCTTTTTTTATTTGCTTTTGTTTTTTATGGATTTGGGGTCTTTTGGTTACAGATTGAAAGTGCAATTGGTATAAAAGTCGATTTTTTATATACACAAAAACGTTTTAGAGCCTCGTGGAGCATAGTTTGGCGCTGATTTGCGCGTGTTGCAAATATCATAATTAATAACTTTATTTGCAGAAATATTGAGAAGATGGCTTATAGATGTAGGCGTCGGATTACAGTTTTTAACTTTTCCTCGCTTACTTTTATTGGCCATTGCTTTTCACTTTTGGGGGAATAATAATACTCATTTAATATTGTTTTAATCATTGCTTATGGAAAAAATCAAGTTTTTTCTCGCGGCATTGCTGGTTTTTGTCTCTGTAGGACTCATGTCAGCCCAGAACCGTACGATTACGGTAAAAGGTAACGTGACTACAGCTGTAGACGGCCAGCCGGCTCCAGGTGCCTATGTATCGGTAGAAGGCACTTCAGTTGGTACGGTTACTGATCTGGACGGTAATTTCCAGATCGACAATGTACCAGCTTCCGCTAAGTGGATAGTTGTAAGCTATCTTGGTTACAAGGATGCCCGTGTCGCTATTACCGCCAACATTCAGGTAGCTCTCGAAGATGATTCCGAGATGCTCGAAGGTGCAATCGCTACTGGTATGTACAATGTGGACCGTCGACTCAACACAGGATCTGCCGCTAAGATCGATGCTGCTGAGGCCAAACTCGACGGTATCGCCGATATCAGCCGTTCCCTCGAGGGACGTGTGGCCGGTGTGTCTGTGCAGAACGTATCCGGTACATTCGGTACTGCCCCTAAGATCCGCGTCCGCGGTGCTACTTCTATTTATGGCTCATCCAAGCCTCTTTGGGTTGTGGATGGTGTGATCATGGAGGATGTCGTTGAAGTCAGCGCTGACGATCTCTCGTCAGGTGACGCCAACACCCTTATCTCTTCTGCAATCGCAGGTCTCAACTCCGACGATATCGAGAGCTTCGATATCCTCAAGGATGGTTCCGCTACTTCCATTTATGGTGCGCGCGCCATGGCCGGTGTGATTGTCGTTACGACCAAGAAGGGTAAGGCCGGTCAGAACCGCCTCAGCTATACAGGTGAGTACACCATGCGTCTGAAGCCAAGCTACAGCACATTCAACATAATGAACTCTCAGGACCAGATGGCTGTTTATCAGGAAATCCAGCAGAAGGGCTTCCTTGCTTATGCCGGTACTGCCAACGCCTCGAACTCCGGAGTATATGGAAAGATGTACCAGCTTATCAGCCAGTATAATGCGACTTTAGGCAAGTTCGGTCTCCAGAATACTGACGAGGCCAAGATTGCTTATCTCCGTGCTGCTGAGTACAGGAATACCGACTGGTTCGACAGGCTGTTTACATATAATATCCAGCACAATCATTCTGTCAGCCTTTCCGGCGGTACTGAAAAGCTGAATTTCTACGCTTCTCTCTCCCTTCTCGATGATGCAGGATGGTCTTTGCAGAGCGATGTCAACAGATATACCCTCAACCTCAATGCGTCCTACAAGATTTCCGACAAGTTGTCTTTGAATGTAATCGGTAACGGTTCGCATCGTACACAGAGGGCTCCTGGAACTTTGAATGCAGAGGTTGATGCAGTTTCGGGCGAGGTAAAGCGTGATTTCGATATCAACCCTTATTCTTACGCTCTGAACACATCCAGGACTCTCGATCCGAATGTGTTCTATACCCGTAATTATTCTCCTTTCAATATTATCCACGAGTTGGATAACAACTATCTCGACATTGACGTCGATGAACTCCGTATCCAGGGCGAACTTAAGTTCAAGCCGACAAAAGGTCTTGAACTCAGCGTTCTCGCCGCTACCAAGTCTACCTCGACTTCTCAGGAGCATTACATCAAGGATACCGCCAACCAGGCTCTTGCTTATAGAGAGCTGAGTACTCCGGACATAAGGGATAACAACCCTTTCCTTTACAGGGATCCTGATCATCCGAACGCGTATAAGATCACCGTCCTTCCTGTCGGCGGTGTGTTCGAGCGCAAAACGAACGCTTTCAAAGGCTGGGACTTCCGTACTACTGCAAGCTACAGCAATACATTCAATAATGTCCATATACTGAACCTTTTCGCCGGCGCCGAGGCCAATAACGTGAACCGTCATGCTACATGGTTCCGTGGCTGGGGCATGATGTATGATAAGGGAGAGAAGGCTATGTATGACTATAGGATATTCAAGAAGGGTGTCGAGGATAACAGCGACTACTATACTCTCGAGAATACTATAGCCAGGACAGCAGCGTTCTTCGCCAATGCGACATATTCATACAAGGGAAAATATACAATCAACGGTACTGCCCGTTATGAGGGTACCAACAGCTTGGGTAAGGCCCGTAGCGCCAGATGGCTTCCTACATGGAACGTGTCCGGAGCCTGGAATGCTCATGAGGAAAGTTTCATGAGAGACCTCTATCCTACTGTTTCTCACCTTTCCCTCAAGACTTCATATTCCCTCACCGGAGACCGCGGTCCTTCATACGTTACGAACGCAGAGGAGAATATCAACTATCGTAATCCTTGGAGACCGTCCGCCTCTACCAAAGAGAGCGCTCTCTATATTGTCGATCTTGCCAACGAAGAGCTTACTTATGAGAAGAAGCACGAGTTCAATATCGGTATCGAGACTGGTTTCCTCGACAATAGAATCAACTTTGCCGCAGACTGGTATACCCGTAACAACTATGACCTTATCGGACCTGTCATCACTCAGGGTATCGGTGGTCAGATCGAAAAGTACGGTAACGTCGCTTCGATGAAGTCCGATGGTTATGAGTTGTCTCTCACCACTACCAACATAAAGAATAAAGATTTCAGTTGGACGACCAACCTGGTCTTCTCCCATTCTCATAACAAGATCACCGAACTTGAGAACAAGTCCCGTATGATGGATCTTATTTCAGGTACTGGTTTCGCAAGAGAGGGCTACCCGGTACGAAGCCTGTTCTCGATCAAGTTCATGGGACTTAATTCCGAGGGACTTCCTACTTTCATCAATGAGGACGGTGATGTCACTATCTCTGATATCTATTTCCAGACCCGTGACTCCAAATCTCTTGAGAACCTCGTTTATTCAGGTAGCGTGGATCCTACTGATGTGGGTTCCCTGGGAAATATCTTCACTTATAAGAATTTCAAACTCAACGTATTCGTCACATTCTCGTTCGGTAATGTCATCCGTCTCGATCCTGTATTCTCTGACGAGTATACTGATCTTGTCGCCATGCCAAAGGAATTCGCAGACCGTTGGGCTGTCCCGGGTGATGAGAACATAACTAACATCCCTGTCATATCCAGCAGATGGATGAACCATTACTACGAGGCTAATTCTAATTCAAGGCTCAGCTATGCATACAATGCATACAACTATTCTACCGAGCGTATAGCCAAGGGTGACTTCATCCGTATGAAGGAGATATCTCTTTCCTATGACTTCCCTAAGAAGGTTGCAGAAACTCTTAACGTCAGCAACCTTGGTCTGAAGCTTCAGGCGACCAATCTTTTCCTTATCTATGCTGATAAGAAGCTGAATGGCCAGGACCCTGAATTCTTCAATACCGGTGGTGTGGCTGTCCCACTTCCTAAGCAGTTTACCCTCACCTTAAGAATCGGTTTTTAATCTGGAGGATGAAAAAGATGAAAAATAGAATTATAAATATATTTGCTTCAGTTCTTGCCGTAGCGGCATTTACTTCATGCGACGCTTTTCTTGATGTCACTCCTGATAAGAGAGCCGTTGTAGATACTCAGGAAGAGGTCCAGGACCTTCTTGTCTCGGCATACCCTTACATTTCTTATCTGACTATAACGGAGTTTATGTCTGATAATGTAGAGAATCTCGGAGACAATATCTCCGGTTCTACAAGACTGACGGAACAGCTTTATTATTGGCGCGACGAGGTTGGAGATGAAGATAATGATTCTCCTAAGGATTACTGGGACAACTGCTACAAATGCATTGCTACCGCTAATTCCGCTATCGCCAAAATCAATGATCTCGGTGGTCCGGAGGCTGGTCTGCAGGCTGAGATGGCCGAGGCTTTGCTTTGCAGGGCATACGCTCATTTCATGCTTGTCAATATCTTCTGTCAGAACTACAACTCGAAGACAAGCGGTTCTGATCTTGGCATACCTTATATGACAAAATCCGAGACTACGCTTAATCCGAAATATGAGCGTGGGACAGTCAAGGAAGTGTATGAGCATATCGAAGAGGATATTCTTGCCGCCCTTCCTTATGTGAGCGACGCATATTATGACGTGCCTAAGTACCATTTTACCCCAAGCGCGGCTTATGCATTCGCTTCCCGTTTCTACCTGTTCTACGAAAAGTGGGACCTTGCCATCGACTATGCCAATAAATGTCTTGGCGATTATCCGGCCTCTGTCCTCAGAGACTGGCAGTACAGATCCACCCTTGCGGATAGCAGGGATGTCAAGACTCTTGATTTCATAAACGAGTCCAAGAAGAGCAACCTTCTTCTTTTGACCGGTATGTCTGAATTTGGTGTTTATTTCGGTTTCTCCGCATACTATCCTAAGTACTCTCATACCATTTATCTCGGAGCAACTGAAACCTGTTTTGCCAAGAACGTATGGGGCAATACATCTGTAGGTTCCGGCGGAGCCGCAAGGTACTATTATGATCCTGCCGCATCTTATGTCGGTGGTAATTTCTCCCGAGTCGCTTTGTTCAAGATACCTTACTTATTCGAGTACACCGACCCGGTCAACCATATAGGTTATCCTCACATCGTTTATCCGGCGTTCACTACAGACGAGACCCTGCTTAACAGAGCCGAGGCTTATATCCTTACAGGAGATTATGAGCGTGCTTGTGAGGACCTCAATATCTGGGTTCATAATATTCTGAATCCAAGTTACTTCAATAAGGATCTTACTCCGGATATGATCAAGTCATTCTATGATGCTACACCTTATGCAAGATGGGATAACTTCGATCCGTCAACACGTAAGCTTCAGAACAATATCAAGAAGCAGCTGCATCCTAAGTTCGAGATTCCTTCCGATCCTTATGCCGAGCCTATGCTTCAGTGCGTTCTCCAGTTCAAGAGAATCGAGAACCTTGCCCAGGGCCTCAGATGGTTTGACATCAAGCGTTATGGTATCGAAATCTGGAGAAGGACCCTTAAGTCAGATTCGGCCAGCCCTGTCGGTTATTCTCCTGCAAGGCTTGACGATGTCCTTAAGGTAGACGATCCGCGTAGAGCTGTCCAGCTCCCTCAGGAAGTGATTCTTGCTGGTCTGGAGGGAAACCCTCGTCCATAAGATTTCGTTAATTCAAATCCGGAATTGTTATGAAAAAGAAAAATATATTAATTGCATTTGTCGCAGCTGTCTCACTTGTGACCGTATCCTGCACCGAGAAAAAACTCAGTCCGGACAGCGTCATTTCTGCGCCAAGTGTCGAAAAGAATGCTTTCGACCTCTGGCTTGATTACAATTTCCTCAAGCCATATAATATCGAATTCCGTTATCGGTATGATCTCAATGAGAGTGATATGTACAGAATGACGATCCCTGCGGATTATGATGCTTCAATCATGTATGCTCATCTTGTACAATATCTTTGTATCGATACTTACAACGAAGTTGCCGGCGTGGATTTCACCAAGGCTTATTTCCCTAAAATGTTCTTCCTTATCGGAGAGTGGGAGTACGACAACAATGGAAAT
Coding sequences within it:
- a CDS encoding SusD family protein, whose product is MKNRIINIFASVLAVAAFTSCDAFLDVTPDKRAVVDTQEEVQDLLVSAYPYISYLTITEFMSDNVENLGDNISGSTRLTEQLYYWRDEVGDEDNDSPKDYWDNCYKCIATANSAIAKINDLGGPEAGLQAEMAEALLCRAYAHFMLVNIFCQNYNSKTSGSDLGIPYMTKSETTLNPKYERGTVKEVYEHIEEDILAALPYVSDAYYDVPKYHFTPSAAYAFASRFYLFYEKWDLAIDYANKCLGDYPASVLRDWQYRSTLADSRDVKTLDFINESKKSNLLLLTGMSEFGVYFGFSAYYPKYSHTIYLGATETCFAKNVWGNTSVGSGGAARYYYDPAASYVGGNFSRVALFKIPYLFEYTDPVNHIGYPHIVYPAFTTDETLLNRAEAYILTGDYERACEDLNIWVHNILNPSYFNKDLTPDMIKSFYDATPYARWDNFDPSTRKLQNNIKKQLHPKFEIPSDPYAEPMLQCVLQFKRIENLAQGLRWFDIKRYGIEIWRRTLKSDSASPVGYSPARLDDVLKVDDPRRAVQLPQEVILAGLEGNPRP
- a CDS encoding TonB-linked outer membrane protein, SusC/RagA family, with the protein product MEKIKFFLAALLVFVSVGLMSAQNRTITVKGNVTTAVDGQPAPGAYVSVEGTSVGTVTDLDGNFQIDNVPASAKWIVVSYLGYKDARVAITANIQVALEDDSEMLEGAIATGMYNVDRRLNTGSAAKIDAAEAKLDGIADISRSLEGRVAGVSVQNVSGTFGTAPKIRVRGATSIYGSSKPLWVVDGVIMEDVVEVSADDLSSGDANTLISSAIAGLNSDDIESFDILKDGSATSIYGARAMAGVIVVTTKKGKAGQNRLSYTGEYTMRLKPSYSTFNIMNSQDQMAVYQEIQQKGFLAYAGTANASNSGVYGKMYQLISQYNATLGKFGLQNTDEAKIAYLRAAEYRNTDWFDRLFTYNIQHNHSVSLSGGTEKLNFYASLSLLDDAGWSLQSDVNRYTLNLNASYKISDKLSLNVIGNGSHRTQRAPGTLNAEVDAVSGEVKRDFDINPYSYALNTSRTLDPNVFYTRNYSPFNIIHELDNNYLDIDVDELRIQGELKFKPTKGLELSVLAATKSTSTSQEHYIKDTANQALAYRELSTPDIRDNNPFLYRDPDHPNAYKITVLPVGGVFERKTNAFKGWDFRTTASYSNTFNNVHILNLFAGAEANNVNRHATWFRGWGMMYDKGEKAMYDYRIFKKGVEDNSDYYTLENTIARTAAFFANATYSYKGKYTINGTARYEGTNSLGKARSARWLPTWNVSGAWNAHEESFMRDLYPTVSHLSLKTSYSLTGDRGPSYVTNAEENINYRNPWRPSASTKESALYIVDLANEELTYEKKHEFNIGIETGFLDNRINFAADWYTRNNYDLIGPVITQGIGGQIEKYGNVASMKSDGYELSLTTTNIKNKDFSWTTNLVFSHSHNKITELENKSRMMDLISGTGFAREGYPVRSLFSIKFMGLNSEGLPTFINEDGDVTISDIYFQTRDSKSLENLVYSGSVDPTDVGSLGNIFTYKNFKLNVFVTFSFGNVIRLDPVFSDEYTDLVAMPKEFADRWAVPGDENITNIPVISSRWMNHYYEANSNSRLSYAYNAYNYSTERIAKGDFIRMKEISLSYDFPKKVAETLNVSNLGLKLQATNLFLIYADKKLNGQDPEFFNTGGVAVPLPKQFTLTLRIGF